From the genome of Streptomyces sp. JH34:
GCGACCACCCGGATGGGTGATCGCCCTTGGCTGAGGTCACTCAGCGCCGTGCGGCGTGAGCGCCCTCGGAAGAGTCAGAGGACTCTCGAAGTCACTTGACCTCGACGGAGGCGCCGGCGCCCTTGAGGGACTCGGCAGCCTTCTCGGCGGCCTCCTTGGCGACCTTCTCGAGGACGGGCTTCGGGGCGCCGTCGACGAGGTCCTTGGCCTCCTTGAGACCCAGCGAGGTCAGCTCACGCACGACCTTGATGACCTGGATCTTCTTCTCGCCGGCACCCGTGAGGATGACGTCGAACTCGTCCTGCTCGGCCTCGGCCTCGGCGGCGGGGCCACCCTGACCCGGGGCGGCGACGGCGACGGCCGCGGCGGCGGTGACGTCGAACTTCTCCTCGAACGCCTTAACGAACTCGGAGAGCTCGATGAGGGTGAGCTCCTCGAACTGGGCGAGCAGGTCTTCCT
Proteins encoded in this window:
- the rplL gene encoding 50S ribosomal protein L7/L12 encodes the protein MAKLSQEDLLAQFEELTLIELSEFVKAFEEKFDVTAAAAVAVAAPGQGGPAAEAEAEQDEFDVILTGAGEKKIQVIKVVRELTSLGLKEAKDLVDGAPKPVLEKVAKEAAEKAAESLKGAGASVEVK